Proteins encoded in a region of the Rutidosis leptorrhynchoides isolate AG116_Rl617_1_P2 chromosome 9, CSIRO_AGI_Rlap_v1, whole genome shotgun sequence genome:
- the LOC139866188 gene encoding serine/threonine-protein kinase 54-like — protein sequence MERNDHIKNGFLRADQIDLKSLDEQLQRHLNTSNTSTRRARSFDKNTTHTNINLSINSGFNFNNNHLYDHQKPNDDREQNEHGVGGHQGSIHNMIPRLRIDTNVNRQRQDWEIDPSKLVIKSVIARGSFGTVHRGVYDGLDVAVKLLDWGEEGHRTDAEIASLRAAFTQEVVVWHKLDHPNVTKFIGATMGTSELNIQADTGHFGVPRNSCCVVVEYLPGGALKSFLIKNRRKKLAFKVVMQLALDLARGLNYLHTKKIVHRDVKTENMLLDKTRTLKIADFGVARIEASNPNDMTGETGTLGYMAPEVLNGSAYNRKCDVYSFGICLWEIYCCDMPYPDLSFSEVTSAVVRQNLRPEIPRCCPNSLATVMKRCWDANPDKRPEMDEVVAMLETIDTSKGGGMIPGDQQHHGCFCFNRTRGP from the exons ATGGAGAGAAACGATCATATCAAAAACGGATTCCTTAGAGCGGATCAGATCGATCTCAAGAGCTTAGACGAACAGCTGCAAAGGCATCTCAACACATCCAATACTTCTACTAGACGAGCAAGAAGTTTCGATAAGAACACTACACACACCAACATCAATCTTAGCATTAATAGCGGCTTCAACTTCAATAATAATCATTTGTATGATCACCAAAAACCAAATGATGATCGTGAACAAAATGAACATGGAGTTGGAGGACATCAAGGGAGTATTCATAACATGATTCCAAGGCTGAGGATTGATACAAATGTTAACAGACAGAGGCAAGATTGGGAGATTGATCCTTCTAAACTCGTTATAAAATCTGTTATAGCTCGTGGCTCATTTGGTACCGTTCATCGGGGTGTTTATGATGGCCTTGATGTTGCAG TAAAATTACTGGATTGGGGTGAGGAAGGGCACAGGACAGATGCTGAAATAGCTTCACTTAGAGCTGCTTTTACACAAGAAGTTGTTGTGTGGCACAAACTTGACCATCCTAATGTTACTAAG TTCATAGGGGCAACAATGGGCACATCAGAACTAAACATACAAGCAGATACTGGTCATTTTGGTGTGCCACGTAACTCCTGTTGCGTAGTTGTTGAATACCTTCCCGGTGGCGCTTTGAAATCTTTCCTTATTAAAAACCGAAGAAAAAAGTTGGCTTTTAAAGTTGTTATGCAGCTAGCACTTGATCTTGCAAGAGG GTTGAATTATCTTCATACAAAGAAGATTGTCCACAGAGATGTGAAGACAGAAAATATGCTTTTAGACAAGACCAGAACCTTAAAGATTGCGGATTTTGGGGTTGCTCGTATAGAGGCATCGAACCCAAATGACATGACGGGTGAGACCGGAACCTTGGGTTACATGGCACCAGAG GTTCTTAATGGCAGTGCATATAACAGGAAATGTGATGTTTATAGTTTTGGGATTTGTCTATGGGAGATATATTGTTGTGACATGCCTTATCCTGATCTTAGCTTTTCGGAAGTCACATCAGCTGTTGTCCGCCAG AATTTGAGGCCAGAGATACCACGTTGCTGCCCGAATTCGCTTGCAACAGTTATGAAAAGATGTTGGGATGCAAACCCTGACAAGAGGCCGGAGATGGACGAGGTCGTTGCAATGTTGGAGACTATTGACACTTCCAAAGGTGGGGGGATGATACCAGGAGATCAGCAGCATCATGGATGTTTTTGCTTCAACCGAACCAGAGGACCATAA
- the LOC139868610 gene encoding bidirectional sugar transporter SWEET4-like, whose amino-acid sequence MTMNNMQIRTIVGIIGNVISFVLFISPAPTIWGIFAKKDVEEFSPDPYIACVMNCLLWIFYGLPINHPNSTLVITINAIGLLLELIYLSSFLIHGKTKHRKKIGIWLLVELLALGAIAGVDLGKYHTHTSRSNFVGIFCVVFGIIMYGSPLTIMWKVIKTKSVEFMPFPLSLAAFLNGCCWTAYALLKFDLFILIANGTGAVLGFAQLVLYGCFCGSTPKKSKSVPPTAEVQLENEFHRMSSLLFLEFLGLRFCLFEVDFGKWFLNMEFDYC is encoded by the exons ATGACGATGAATAACATGCAGATTCGTACTATCGTTGGAATCATAG GGAATGTGATTTCTTTTGTGCTTTTCATCTCACCTGC GCCTACGATTTGGGGGATTTTTGCCAAAAAAGATGTAGAAGAGTTTTCACCTGATCCTTATATAGCCTGTGTCATGAACTGCTTGCTATGGATCTTTTATGGTTTACCAATTAATCATCCAAACAGTACCTTAGTTATCACCATTAATGCTATTGGTTTACTGTTGGAGCTTATCTATCTTAGTAGCTTCCTCATACATGGTAAAACTAAACACAGG AAGAAGATTGGCATATGGTTACTTGTTGAGCTTCTGGCCCTTGGTGCAATTGCTGGTGTTGATTTGGGAAAATATCATACCCATACGTCTAGATCTAATTTTGTGGGTATCTTTTGTGTGGTTTTTGGTATAATCATGTATGGTTCTCCTCTTACTATCATG TGGAAAGTGATCAAAACTAAGAGTGTTGAATTCATGCCATTCCCACTTTCATTGGCTGCTTTCTTGAATGGTTGCTGCTGGACTGCGTATGCTCTTCTGAAATTCGATCTCTTTATTCTG ATTGCTAATGGCACAGGGGCAGTTCTTGGGTTTGCACAGCTTGTTCTATATGGATGTTTCTGTGGATCAACTCCAAAGAAGAGCAAAAGTGTGCCACCTACTGCTGAAGTACAGCTCGAAAAC GAGTTTCATCGTATGAGTAGCTTGCTTTTTTTAGAATTCTTAGGTTTGAGATTCTGTCTTTTTGAAGTTGATTTTGGTAAATGGTTTTTGAACATGGAATTCGATTAttgttag